caccttcagacactgtttcataagttgtaaaccaatctcgGTTGGGACTCATATGGAAGGTGCAGCCAGAATCAAGAATCtactcctcgctcactttagaattgttggcAGAAGCAACTAGGAGTTCACCATCGCtatagtcttctacaacatcagcttcaccgATTTTTAATGgttgttttctcttttgattcgcagcctcccttttgatctttttCTGCAACTTATAGCACTCAAATTTAATGTGTCATTTCTTCTTGTAGAAGTAACAGgttttacctttgtttgaagatcttgatctacccttagatttattTCGATGATTTCGATCCTTTGTCCTCCCAAAATCATCATCGGTATTTCGTTCTAGTCTCCCACGAACAGTGAGACCCTCTCCCTGAAAGTTAGATCCAACCACAAGATGTTTTATCTTATCATACGAGATTATAGAAGCATAAACCTTATCAACTATGAGAGATTCGTAGCTATACAAAATCGTgactctaaaggttgaataaaacGGGGGCAACGagcaaagtagaatcaaccctaaaTCTTCTTTATCATACTAAACCTCAATGGCCTCCAAATCTGAgacaatttctttaaacataGGTAAGTGTTCATAcacagatgcaccttcctccaaacgatgagcataaagatgtTGCTTCACATGTAACTTACTAGTCAGGGTTTTCAATATGCATAGTAGTTGTAGTTTTGCCCATATGCAACGAcagtcttctccttcatcacatcctgcagAATTTTGCTAGACAAATGCAATGTAGTTGTGTCAAAGCTTTTCAATCTTTACGCTTTTTTTCCTCTATCAACATCGAAGtcatcttatctatccctagcaAGGCAATCTCCAAGTCCATTTGCACAAGAACTGCCTGCATCTTTACCTACCACAACGTGAATTTGGTGTTACGATCCAACAGTGGAATTTTATACTTCAGTGACACCATTATCATGATTAAGATAAGCAACCCAAAAAGCTCTGatactaatttgcaaaaattgaacgttaataatgaaatgaattgcaaagaaagagagaaaagaacaTACAGAATTTttcgtggaaaccctttcgggaaaaaaccactagcagaggagaagaaaatttactatgtcaaattcgaataataCAATAGAAGTATAGACTACGCCTATTAATAGGTTTGTAAAACaatattctaatcaaagtcaaatagaagtAATGTAGTAACgttaaaacaccttattctaatcaagatcaaatagAGGAAATAAACTTCTATACGGATTTCACTTGTGCAGcttaggggtgtgcaaaattcgggtacaacaaaaaaaatttcggttaatCAACTGAATTcagttaatcggtcggttaactgaattttttGGTCGGTCGTCGGTTAATTACTTTTtggtttaaccgaaaaattaataaataaaattataatatataaataggctcactattcacctaaatccaatccaaacccaagtatccaacccaacccaatcataaaaatttcaaataatttaataaataaaaataaaatttcaattatgtgttaatttcaagacttatgtaatgttagtgattcaaagacttatgtaatgtttttaattatgtagtgattcaattcggttaattcgggtaattcgggtaattcggttaatttttaaccaaaattaaaaaacatataatttttggttaatttggttaaccgaccgaattaactgaaaaaatttcggttcggttcatttttttgaaaaaatttcggttcggttaatttttttgaaaaaatttcggttcgattaacggttaaaaattttgaaagatcggttaattcaattaatgttatttcgggtcagTTAACCAACTGGACACCCCTAGTGCAGCCTATACCATACCGCGGGGGCCCCAGTCTAGTATTTTGCTTATTGGGGATCTACGATGGGTTGCGGCCTTCGCCTTCGTAGATCCTCCTATCTtgccacttgtattttattttaacaggaatttgggtcacacaacttcTATCTACGAGAGGTCAATATGTGTTAGTATGAAATGAATTGACATTATAATGTGGTTTCGTTAGATATAATGGCAATGTACCTTGATACCTTATGACGTAGCTTGATGTTGGAAGTTTTCAATTTGCAAGAAATTTAACTTTTGGGGTCATCCAAGTATTTTCGTTATtgatgttaaatatttttagcatTATCTTCCCTCATTGTTGTATCTCGATGAATGACCTTTGTATTTTCCAATCTGGCAATTTATTGTAGTttggttattttcaatttggccAAAGACATTTTCAGTTGCTAAGGAATTTGgttaataaaaatgtatatatgttttgaatttctAAGGTGTAATTTAGTATGTTGTATCTGAGATGTAACTAGAATATGATATTTAGCTAAGGTAGGTTCTCTGACCTTGCATTCACCATACATTTGCTTCATACTCAATCACATTATTGAAAATGCTGAAGTGAAAGCTAGCTTGTATTGCCATTCGTTCTTCTTTAGGTCTATCAATAATATACTTGTTTTAGATCCATTTTTACTAGTTAACTCTTGAACATTTAAtgttcatatttcctttgacaGGATTTTTACTAGTTGAAAACCCAGTTGCAATAACTTCTAGATCGAGGATTTATTCGACCCAGTGTATCGTCATGAGAGTCACGATCCTGTTTGTGAAGAAAGACAAAACTTTGAGACTGTGTATAGGtgaaaacatttttaaacatGGATAGGTGAAAGAGAATTTGAACATGATTGAATGCTAAGTAATTAGATACTTGAATTGTTTGCCATGATGTTGGTTTCATGGTTACATTCTTGTATAAGGTTgatgaatgaaattgagaatGGTTTAAAGTTCATTGAATTATGTACCAAATgtagatttttcaaaaatagggTTAATGTCATGACGAGGAATCCTTGATGTCACAACTTCGTTCGGTAGTTTAACACCAAGCAGGCTATGTATTGAAATCAAATCATGAAAGCACAAATTGGAATAAGGCTAGTCCTCTATGGCCCTCACCTTTCCCTTATCTCGCGACATCCCAATGTTGCCTTTAGCTACGCATGATAAATTCAATTGTAGAAACATATTAGTTTCACACAAACACGTGGAAACACatcaattaaatatgaattgcattttatttcttttagtcCCTATAAGCCCTAATATCTAAAATGCTCGTATCTTTTGTTATTTAATAtcgaatcaaaatctaattgCATATCTATACACTAAGGACCTCTAGCATTCAGTCCGTGACAAAACCTTCTAACAGCTTTcaatctattcaatttagtctctaatacCAAAAATCAACTATAAGGCTAAACTCAAATTCTAGCTTAATCCACTACTTCCTAACATGGCCCAAATATAATCTAACCTATTTAGTCAACTATCCATCTCTTTCAAGCTTTGAATCTAACAAAACTCTTTAATGAAAACTTAATGTACACTTGATAATTAAGAAATTCAACACATGAGTTAGCTTAATCAAGATCCTATAATCaagaattcataaaaatttaaataaaaagacaagTTTACATTAGGAAATTTTGGACCGAATGgctaagaaaacaaaagatagTTTTCTTCATTCTTCAAGCTTTGTACGACAACAAGTAGAAGAAGATAGCCTTACGCTTCTCTCTCACACTCacttaactatatatataatgattaatgattttattaatcctTAATTAACTTACTAATCTAATGGTTAACTATACTTTAATGATAGTGGAAAATGATGACATAATTTGTACTTAAGTAATAACATGAATTACAAGTGGTTTAATTACTCCAATATCCTTAGTTAATTGCTAACTAAGCACTGTtgcattttctaaattaaaactcaatagcaattacacttttgcaatttagtccatgtactatAATTAACAGCTTTCTCGATTAATTACTCGATCACTCAATAATATATTCTCATAATAAATACGTAATTCTTTCCATTCATAATACCACTACTCAATTTACGAAATTCATTtttgaaaccatatttttttataccgACTAAAATTGAGTTATCACAACATATGTTAGATGAGTGTTGGCCTTCAAAGTGGAGAGTCAGTTCACCAAAGCTACTTTTGAGCCTTGCAAAGAGCATTAAGTACTAGTTTCTAGCGTGCTCccacaaaatcaaataaaacaacttACACTTGAGGGCGTTGGAGGCTCCCATTATCCTCATGTAACTGTTATGTTAAGGgtgagtaaaactcgattcaacttaaaaaaatcaaaaaaaaattcgagttattcgagtcaactcgaattctttttcaaactttgagttcgaattgagtttgggttttgaatttgaataactcgaataatttaaataaaccgaataccaaactataatattttatatttttaccccaaCCTCCCAAACCTCCTTACTTTCCCCtaaaaacttttactccctcccacctTTCCCCagaaacttttactcccctcccatcCCACCCCCACTTCTACCTCAAAATCCATCCCCcctgcaattttttttttaatattccttcccccaaaattttactctctcaacccctaaaactttttatttttcccctaaatttttacttctcaccctttacccccaaatcaaaaattaaaatcattcaagaaaatctctaaacctaaatagtaataattttatttatatctactatttatattattaaattagatttcacattttatactatttatattattgaattgtttaatcatattgaattttataatttttgttaaaattgaattattgatgatgtcATTAAATatagtgttaaaattttatattggcatcaatttcacattttatctttacgataacttttattaaaaaatcacatttttacatttaatatatttttttaatttcaaaatacatagtgacaagaattggaagataattgaagcaactaagcaagcaaagaagctaattcatatataaaagattaatagaTAAATTATGAGGCGATGAAagctaataataaatttgattacGGTGGGCAAATTTGATTACAGTGGGTGACAGTgattacaaggacccaaaatcattttttttaatttaactcaaacaaatatattcgattcgatttgattcgaattccatctcgcATGACTCGattcaagaaaatttcaaattgagttaggatcataaaataggattcgtcaactcaattaactcgaaattttttcattcggTTTGATTCGATCGAACACTTGCCCCTAGATATGTTGATGTATGTTGTCCCTTGGGTATTCCATTCCCTTATATGTCTCCTTCGGCAATTTAAAGAGAACCGAGACCGGCATCATAACAACATGGTTGATTAATGGATCATTTGCATATTAGACTAATGAAGCCTCTCTCGACTTGTCCAATTCTTTTAGTAagtccatttctcttcttcgTGCCTCCATTTTTtgtttaagaagaaaattaatTGGTGTCACGCCTGCCCTTTCTCAGTGATGCTCCACTTCTCTTCTTCTAGTCATAGCAGGGTGATCCCTATGCTTAGCAATTGATGAAGCTGCAACTTCATGTCTAACTCTACGTTCATCGTTTCTAGATGACCTCGCTTTACCATTAGCTCTCAAATAATTTAGGCATTCTATTGTATCattgtaacatcctgattttgggcctagtcggaacagttgtttcgggaccacaaatctgatgaaaaaaattattttattatatttttatggtctgcaatttcacaaaataatttcgtgaaaatttcgttcgaaaatttcgacgtttgggcactcaatttagtcaaaaggactaaattgtaaaaagtacaaaagttgagttctacatgttagaggtgtccaattgttatgaaattttaaattggaggtccttatatggtaattataccattggttaagttggtagacaaaaatggacatggttaggcctgtttccaaagtttttcattaagggcattttggttatttagttattaaaatgaattaaaaacaaaattaaaagccaatttttgtccatcttcaaccccatggccaaatttcacaaggggaaaccatggctagggtttttcaagcttccaagctcgattgtaagtctgttctagccctgtttttaatgttctttacgttttttgagtccggtaacttgatttagcttattctagcaataatttaacctagggttcatatttggaaaaatacccataggtgaaatgtgtttatttttatgttttatggtagaatatgaagcttgaaattatgttaaataacttttgctaagtgattttaagtgaaaacgagtatattgacataatcggcaaaaatacctaatgttcataagtaagtgttagagcaagaatttgatgttgtcatagaagggaaaatgtccagcatgttataaaacataagaataagagatgaagtttaatttccgagctttggggcaaaagtataactatgcaaaagtttagggccaaaattgtaattttgccaaaattgagtcaaggactgttttgatggatgtgagtattaaataagctaaatttgctattatagatcaagaagaacgaaatttggagctagatcggggaaagaaaaaaattgactaaagtgttagatttgatcacatttttgtatcgaggtaagtttacgataaataaatacaatattttgataattattaataatgttgttatttttcagcaattatgtatttatttcataaaaatatctaatattgacttaagtatgagatgacagagaattagtgacataagccccgttgaaacattaggaatgtattggatacaaatgtcatgacatttgggtaaagaggtcccatgtaagaccatgtctgggacatggcattggcaccaagatgagaggtcccatgtaagaccatgtctgggatatggcattggcaccgagatgagaggtcccatgtaagaccatgtttgggatgtaagaccatgcctgggacatggcattggcaccgagatgagaggtctcatgtaagaccatgtttgggacatggcattggcaccgagatgagaggtcccccataagactatgtctgggacatggcatgggcaccgatatgagaactcccatgtaagactatatctgggatatggcattggcagtacaaaaaacatcccatgtaagaccatgtctgggacatggctttgccatgttattatcagaaaagagactcaagtatccttattattccaatgtgactcaacgggctagaaaacagattatgttctatgaaagttcaagtaaaagtataattagcaaCTTCAGGTGAATTATAacagttaagaacatattatgttatcagtgagaaccaatatttcagcaagagaagagtaagttgtaaTCTTAAGCTATCTAAGTAGataagtaagtaaacaagtaaatgagagtAAGTAATGAGAAAAacttaagaacatgatacttgtatatcattatttatgttaaatgatgacatttatttatttgtaaacttactaagctttatgcttacttcttttatttctttttctttcatatagtattatcaagcatagtcgggatcttgaagacatcggagagcgttcacactatcaaccaccacaactcggtattttaagacgataaatgttttgagctatagcatgtatagggacttggtcatttcggTTGTATATCCTTAAGATAtaaccaaaagatgatatgtaaatatttgatgataaatagttattaaaatggctaagtatgaaggtgtttgtggttataaatgtctaggtgataaattatgcatagaaatcatgaaaaagtaaaaattggtagtgaatcagttttgagacagcagtagtgacgtgattttgaaaaatcaccaaggatagtaaaaaatcaattagagggtggatgagatatagaattaaatcttattgagtctattttcatataaaaataacagtgtagacaaaggaatgatatattctgagatatttacattttagttagacaaggtcaaagtggttttcggaatcccctgttctaaatttggaaaatcattaaaaattgtaaaaaaaatatttatgagttttaatttatatttctagattccttattgagtctattttctgtagaaacaagtgagaacactatatgaagtctgtacaatgagataattaaattttagtgacgagaggtcaggacagtcgatcagtgaaacaggggagactttaactaataaactgtactaatttgctgaaccaaaaattctgaaaaatttatggtaaaaatatatatgagcctagttttagggaaaatttacggatctaaattttgagtttcgtagcttgagttataattaatttagtaactgctgcgcaggtggacagacttattatgaatagtgaattaacttttaaaactaaatttttatgccccgaacttttaagttaagtcaagtaacgcctcatgatcgactccggcaacggtcttgggtaaggggtgttacaattatttcTTGTTGGTTGTATTTCTCCATCAAGAGCCTAGACTATTCTTGGAGCTCAATGTATTGGTTGCATTTTGACTTTCATGCAAAGTTTATAATTCAACTGACTCccccaccaaaaaaaaaaattctggcTGAGCCACTGTTTGTATGGTTGGGTTCTCATTTTCTCAATGTTGCAATTGTTGGTTGCCTCTATCAGGTACTTTTGATAGTGTACCTAAGTGGTTGCTCTTGTTGATGTTGCTAGTAGTAATAATCTCCTTGTCCACCTAGTTAGCCATACTAGTTGGAACCAATGTGTTCTTGATATTTCTCTCCTTGCTTAAAATATTGCTAATGATTTAACCGTACTAGTATTGATCTCCTTGGTCATATTGATTATCTCCATATTCACACTAATTACCCTGCTCATAGCTGACCTCATTAACTTACACACTTTCGGGATATTTTGATATGGTGAAGTCGtagtttttcatttaatttcccATAGATGGCAGATGTTTTCACAAGGATGATGGCTCACATTGTAAATAGTGCGAACAGCAACTAAAATGGTAATGGATCATACTTTAAATGGTGCGAAAAGCTATTAAAGATGGAGGTTTATATGAGCCAGAAGTGCGTTTAAGCAAAGTGTTGGCTATGATTTCCTTGTCCTTTTTCCCTTCTAAAGTGAACGAGTACCTATAGTGAATCTGACGTGCGACGATACTTTCTTCGTAGTGGCATAGGAAATTCATGCATAAGAGAAATAGGATGTACTCAGGCTTAGGGCATAACATTTATAAATGAATACACTAATACcacatttttaatgaaattatttaaatcaaaacaatatatattgtttataaattttttaacctGCTGAAGATCAGAAACTAAAAAACTCGGACAGCGGAAAGAATATTTATCTTAAAAGATTAGATTTCCTACAGGTATTCAAATCATGCAGGGAATTCATTCTTATCTGTCATAACTTCATTACTGACTCCaaaggaaaatcaaaatcaataaaaagctTAACTTCCAAGAGTTCCACATGTAAATTACGATCAAAATCCATTCTGGAACTAATGTGCAACAACATAACAGGGCAAAACAAGCTTCaatctaaaccaaaaattgtttaaaaaagaaattccaCGCATATTGGAGGAGCAGCAACAGTGACCAACAGATACGAAGCAAAGAATCACAGCCTTCTCCCACGTCTGCCTCCCTTTCTACGGGTACTGTCAGTGGGAATGGGAGTAACATCCTCTGAGGTGAAGAGGGAACATGTAAGCTTACAAGAGTTGAAATTATGGGACCCAATGAATTGTGGAGAAATGAAAGGGTGAAAGAATCTTACCTATGCGTCCAATTTTCATGCCTGAACGAGCAAGGGCTCTAAGTGCTGACTGTGCACCAGGACCTGGTGTCTTGGTCTTATTCCCTCCAGTAGCTCTTAGCTTTATATGAAGGGCAGTAATACCCAACTCCTGCAAGATAACAAACAGTAACTGCCATAAGTTCACCACACATAAACCAAGTATTGCAACACAAGTCAGAGAAGGATATAAGACCTTGCAGCGTTGAGAAACATCTTGGGCTGCAAGCATGGCTGCATAAGGGGAAGACTCATCCCTATCAGCTTTCACCTTCATGCCACCtacatttgaaaaatgaaaggaacAAGTTAGTGAAATATTGCTCAGAAAAATAACCTGACTGTCAGACATGAATATCATCAAAACATGTAACATTGACACCAAAAACCCAAGAGAGTAAAAGCACAGAGAtggtaataataaaatcaaaagccAAGATAGCAAAAGAAACCAATTTTCTAAAGAAAATCATAAACCATACCAGTAATGCGAACCATTGTTTCCCTTCCAGACAAATCAGTCACATGCTGGAAATTCAAAATAGCATGTTTAAAAGGAATGAACTCCCAGGCAAAATCAATGTAAACGGAGTATGTTATTGCTTACAATGAATGTGTCATTAAATGAAGCAAAGATGTGAGCCACCCCAAAAACATGCTCGCCCTCTCGAACAGCAGGTCCTAGGTTAGTATTCTCCTCCTTGGGCTCTCTAACCTTTCTCCTCGACTACAAAGCACCACAAATCAATGAATAAATCAGTTCATCTTATTTGCACGCTGTAAATCTATGAATCTGCCATAGCAACAATGCCTAAAAGGGAAGCACCAATGCTCCATTTGAATCCCAAAAACACCGTCGAAAGAGAATGCAAGGTTAAATGTTATCTAATTAGTAAATGGTTCCGAATTGTACTTTTCCATTTCAAGACTAAGACAAAGATTTGCacatttatattcatattttgatTCAGTTTTTCAAGCAATGAAACATAACAAAAGCTAGTGTACAGTAAAAAAATGCCAATCTAAAATATAAACCCCATAACCTCAAGAaagtttattattaaattgaatttagtcTGTAAAACTCACTCTTTTCTACAGTCAAATCGCAAACTGTTCTTTTTCTCTCAGAAGCCAAACAAGATTTAGCTTATCAACGAGAATATAGATAAATGCAAAGAGATACTCACCATGGCTTAGGCAAAACAAAGAAGTAGTTAGAGACTAGGGTTTTGTGAAAGCTTTCGTTGATGCTTTGGCCTCCGACGACTCTAGCCTTCGAGGAGAGGCTATTAAATCAGCTGCTACCTTTTTATAGCTAGGTTTTCGACCCCTGGCCTAAATGACGAAAAGGTCCTTGTCTTTATTCAATATTTGCAAATGGGTTAATGcctcctttttttatttttgggtaaactacctAGTTGTTTACCCAACTTTAggacactttcattttggtcgtCCAAAATGAAATCTTTGTAATTTCATcactcaactttttcattttagttactcAACCGTTAAATCACTAACCAGTGACGAATCTGGGGGAAGTTGGCATTGGCCCCCGCCCcgcctaaaattataaaaataaatatttattatttagccccttaatatttgaaaactttggCCCCCCTTTAAATTGTTGTTTGGCCTCTCTTTCCAACtttgaacattaaaaaaactttctttttttatttttttccatataatatattttaattttttaactttaaatatttatataatatattacaactttcttttttaaatgataGTTGTTCACTttttaatataacattaaatgtgaatttaggttaaatttcaatttgttaacTAGTGAAAAAGAAATCTCTTTTCCTATTGCTATTAACAACTATTGTCATCAACGTTTGTCCTTCAAACGCAGCATCGAGTTCATCTTCTAAggttttttttcatctttttacaatttttactattatttttattatgttttaaagtttatagtttaattttattttatagttattaatttttttttatcttttaagatATTGTAGTTATGAAGTCGAAaacaattgattcattttttaaaaagaaaagtacaGAGACAACACAATCACCTTCAGAAGCGTCACAAATTGAGGTACCATCTTCATCGTTTGCTCCTTGAAACTCTAATGCTCGTCCTTCTAAAATTCCTAGAGTTAAAGATGAAGCACTTGATTTGTCTAACTTAGAACGTGAACCTGGGTTATGTAAgcaaatatataagtatacggTTAATATGCGTGACGAAATTCAAAGAGCTTATATTAAGGTTGGACC
The sequence above is a segment of the Gossypium raimondii isolate GPD5lz chromosome 4, ASM2569854v1, whole genome shotgun sequence genome. Coding sequences within it:
- the LOC105766640 gene encoding 40S ribosomal protein S14 is translated as MSRRKVREPKEENTNLGPAVREGEHVFGVAHIFASFNDTFIHVTDLSGRETMVRITGGMKVKADRDESSPYAAMLAAQDVSQRCKELGITALHIKLRATGGNKTKTPGPGAQSALRALARSGMKIGRIEDVTPIPTDSTRRKGGRRGRRL